The sequence TGCAACTGAGTATGTATTTTGGGACGGGTTCCATCCAACAGAAGCTGCTAACAAGATTCTCTCAGACAATCTCTTGCTCTCTGGCATCTCTCTCATCTCCTAATTGAGTTTCTTCTTCAGAGCATTGTTTGTTTTGACTATGGCTTAAGATTTGTTACTTCCACTATGTGCTGTTGTTTTGTTTGAATTTCAAGACATAATCGAGATTTATTTCTAGAGATGCTCTCTGAAACTTCTACTTCTGAAAACTTTGAGTTTTTTCCTTAAATCTCTTTCTCTGGTTTACATTTTATCAGACAATGTCTTAAGTGATCTATGACTATGAGAACACACAGGCAAGTTCTAACCTGAATGTATGTCTGTTCAAAAAGCTCACTGGGTCGGCGATTTCTTAAAGCTTGCGACTCCATGTGTCAATATGTGATGATGCCTTGGTCGACCATGAAAGATAGAGAAGATTGAGAACTTATAAGCGAAATATTCCCCATGAGCTAAGACCCTTCAACTGATCTACAACTGAGAAAGAAGAAATTATGAATTTAAGTCAATCTGACAGTTGAATGAAACTTGAAACAAGATCAAAGTCTATGGAACTGTAATATAAGAGTGTCCTGAGTTGCAGATTTCCAAAAATCACTTGAAGAAGGTATTTGAATGCAAACAAGTCTTAAAATGCTTATTCTAGAGATGGAGACAAAAGCTTACTTGATATATCTTTGACAGCAATCTGATAGCCTTTTAACATCATCTATGTTTACAGAGCATTCCCCATTCATGCTTTCCTCCTTGCGAATATTCCAATTGTTCAACATGGACTCAATCTTTTGTATCTGTTATCACTAAGGGTCAAGAAAAGATCTGTGCAAGAATGTAAGATCAACAGAAACAGAGGAATATAAAAGTGGATACAGCAATTGCTCGCAAGCTTGACTTTCCCTGGGGAGGGAATGAGTTTAGAGACTCCTCTTTTGAATCTTCTAGTTGGATATCAAGAAGATCATCTTCTATAATATCTGAGTTCCTTAGCAAAACCAATATGTGCTGTCTCAGGCAAGATGTGTCTATCTCAGACTCATTAACTCTGGCAAGTAACCTCGCAATAACGCTCCAAATAGCTCTTCTTGCTTCTACGTCATCCGAAGCAAATGGTAAAGTACTGAATAACCCTTCCAAGAAAGAAAAATCTGCAACGTGTAAGATTCTTAGCATCAGTTGAACAATCAACTCTATGCAAATGTCATGAATTAATAAAAGTAGTTAGTTAACCTTGCGATACTTGTGGAATAAAACTGACTGTTTCCGACAGAATATTTGCGATTAAAACTCCTGCAGTAACACAACATGCTGCCACCTACAGTGAAGTCGAGTTTGTTAAATTACAACTTAAAATCAACTCAGTGGAAAAGCTTTCAAAAACTACCTCGGCTTTGTCCTGAAGTTTCATAAGATCACAGACTAAGTGAAAAAGTTGTTTGCTAGAGCAAATCTCTTTAGAATGAGTATCTGAAGCAGAAAGGGCTTCAATAGCTCGGAGAATCATTTCAAGGACGGAGTACCTGCACAAGTGGTACACACACTACATGGTAAAGCATAACATTTACTAACACCTGATGACCCCTTATATTATTCCATTACCTTTCTGGAACTCTTTCTTTGATCAACTTGCTCATTTCGAAGGAAAGAAGATTGATCAAGAGACTCGTCAAACCTAGAGTCATTAGTGGAGGGATCAGTAGCTTCCCAACCTCTGATTGATCTTCCAAGATAGCTAACAATAGCCCTACACTctattgaaaaaaaatgtaaatcatTTAAGCATAAGATTCACCAGTGCAAGTATGACTTGAGTTACAAGCACAAGTATCAGAAGTTACCTTGTCAATAAGATGAGGATTCAAGGTATTTTCAGCAATCCACAAAATACGGCGTAGTATATCATCAGACTGCAAACACTCGGCCCAAAAATTGCATCCAGCTCCATAGCTAGATAATCCTGTGGTGAGTATCCTATTGGAACAAACATGTCAGTAAGTTAGATAATCTAAACAGCTGATCAATCACAAATACGATTTCTCTTGCCTGCAAACTTCAGTTAGGCATTGAGTATCATCAAGAAACAACTGCCCCACTAGTGTATTAACGAGTCCGGATGTAGACTCAACGTGTTTCAACAGAGATTCATGGCAAGCAAGGTTCCCAATAATCCCGAGACATATTTCCTTGTAAGTCCAAACGAAAACATTACAATCATTtcaggaagagagagagagagagataaaacaGGAACTGGGGTAAAGGTTTCTTACTCGAATGCGATCAGATGTTGAAACTAGAAGGTTTGCGTGAAGCACTTGTAAAATGAGGTTCTGTACCTGCAAAGCCAAAGAcagaataagaaaaataacCACAGACTTGCAGTCTCAATAGATAGATCATTGTAGTACATTAAAAAAGGCACTACATGGAACCAACTCTTACTTCAAAGTCTAAACTATTACCATAAGCTCAGCATGGGTTTCACTGGCGGCAAGATCCCACAAAACGCAACCATGCTCTTCCCATGCCTCTTCCACTGATGAACTCGCCTTGTCCTTCTCCATGGAAATGGATTCGTTACGGTTACCTCCAGTGTCCATCCTCTCTGGATCACCCTTAGAAGCAGCATCCACAAACCCATCTCCAGACCGAGCTTGAACCGCATTGTTGGCATTCATATGCCTTAACTCGGTGCTTTCATCACATTCTTCACTTCCAGAATCGGTCGGAAGGAGTTTCCGTATCAGTGAGATTACATAGCTAGGATCAACTGTAGTATCAATGTCGAACAACTGCCAGAAACATTCAAAGGTCACAACTTTCAATCTAATCTACCCTTTCAACACACATTGATCAAACTAAGTATGATGAAACTACAATTAAAGCTCAAAGGGAGGTTATTGAGCAAGTAGTCACGGCGGAACTTTACCTCATCAGGCGGAGGCGGGGGATGATGCGAGGGACAATCCATTTgtggttcttcttctcttctttcatcAGAATGTTTCTCTTCAAGTTTAGTTCTTTGCTTCACTTCATCGTCCTCCTCCAttgaagctctctctctctctctctggttatTGCGAACATATCTTTTAACTATTTTGCAAAACAGTCCTTGTACTAATTCATGTTTCATTTTGTAACCTAcactaatttattttcttttaaaggaCCTTCACCTTTTAAACATATTTAGGCAGTCCCCTCCATATGACTTGTAAGCTATTCCATCATTGCTTATGCTCTGCACTACACTATTTGGTAATGTTATGAATCATCTCAGTTGGTTCAAAACCcaattaaatttcaaatcttTTGTTTTCAACAAGTGAAGGgaacaaaataataatcaataCAATATCCAAATCCTTGATTCCCGAAGAGATTCAAAAGACAaatacaaaacttttttttttcactagGATTCTGTTTTCTTAAGTTCGAAGATCACTACGAGCAGATTGACGACCTTCTCTTCCTGAGGTCATTAACTCTGAGCCATCAATGGCTATATTCCCAACACCAACCTCCATAGCTTCCCTCTCATCCTTCTCCTTGGTTCTATCCTCATCCCTTGCTTCTTCTTTGAGTCTTTGTGGACTCGACGATGCTTTCAACGATCTAGGGACAGGGTTCATCCACGGGTGCGTTAGGCACTGAGCAGCCGTAGGTCTCTTCTCAGGTGCAAACTCAAGAATGGGAGTGATGAAGTCTTGCATAGCAACCGCGTCTTCCTCGCTGAACTCATACTTCTCCATTAAAACCTTGCTCAGTGGCCAAAACCGTAACCTCCTAATGTGCCTTAGCTCACCCTGTCTGTTGAAGTAATCCCGTGAATACCGTCCTCCTAATGCAATCTGCATCAAAAAAGTTCCAATCATCAATGCCAAACTCGAAAACGATACTGATTGATAAGCTAAAACATTGTGTTTCTCAGAGCTTTACCTTTCGTGGCATCATCCCAAGAAGCTCCATCATCAATGCCAAGTGGTCCTGAAACCAAACTCCATCAGTATTGAATCACAAACGAACTAAAAAAGAGCAAGTAagagacacatatatatatacctcatcCCGCTCAAAATTTTCACCACTGTGAGGATCAAACAGAACATCACCAGTGGCGAGCTCAAAGCAGATGCAGGCAAACGACCACATATCCGCCGAGGTTGAGTATTTTGAGCCGAGAATAACCTCAGGAGATCGGTACTGCCTTGTCTGAATATCACTTGTAAACTGTTTATACGTCCAGCAAGCATTCCCAAAATCAACCAGCTTGCATTTTCGATCAACGTCCGCAAGTAACTTCCGCCTTGTGGACCGACTTCCTCTCCGATTGCTGCCACTCTTTTGGCTGTCTTTTCCTCTTTCTGAACTCTCCGCAGTTGAGTTTCCGTTCGAATATCTCTCATTCTCCTCTAAACCTTCCTCTCCACCGCATCCTTCAACCACTACCTTCTTAGCTTTCTTAcggatcttcttcttctgattcttagTCATATCCGCACCGTACGTGTAACTCTTCGGTTCTTCTTTCTCAACGGTAACCGTCTTGTCCTCATCGTTTGGAAGAACGAGAGGAGTACCAGATCTCCGAGCATCTGCTTCAGGATTAATGGTGGAACATAACAGAATATTCTCCGGCTTGATATCAGTATGGATAATAGAGAGCTTGCGGTGAAGATAATCCAACCCAACTAAAACATGGAAACAGAGCTCTTTCACCATGCTAAGAGGGACACCTCGGTAATCGCTGTACTTGATAACAGACAAGAGGTTATCTCCCAAATACTCAAAGACCATGCAAACATGCTGACCGTTAGGACCCGCGTGCTTGAAATGATCAAGAAGCTTGACAACACACTTGGTATCATCAGCGTCGCCTTCAGCAATCTGTTTCAAGATTTTAATCTCGTCCATTGCTGCCTCCGTGTAGTGCTGTGCGCTCTTCTGGATCTTCAACGCTACATAAcgctacaataaaaaaaaaggaaaatcaaaATCTACTTGTATAACTATAAAGCTTCCATATTTCAACAATCTTATTATACAGCAATGCAAGAAGCTAGCTCAATCGCAACAAAGGAACTTTCTTTTACTAAGACCCTAAAGTTGAATCTCTTACAAAAGCTCTCTTGAGAAGTGAAAGTGAGCTTACAGAGTTTAGGGTGTCCCAGGCAAGCCAAACAGTGGAGAAGTGACCCCAACCAAGCTTACTCTGAATCACATAAGATCCATTCTTGAAAGTATCGCCCACTCGCACCGCGTGGTAGCCTCCTCTCCTGTAATCCTCTGTTCCTTCATCCTCCGACGAGTAATCGCTAGCGTCGCTGAGACGTCCGCCGTTCTTCTCATCCGCCATCGCCGGAGTTGAACTAAACACCGATAAGAGGCTTAAGAAGTTAAGGAGAGGAGAAAAACTGAGAAAGTATGCTAAATGCGAATCTCAATCGATACTCCAGAGATCTGGGGATATCCAATTTTAGAAACCCTAGGTTTGAAGAAGATTACCAAAAATATTAGTCGAATTAAGTCGTTGTTGTAGTATTTGTGGTAATTATTTATGTCATACGAGtaacctgggttcgaatctCGATGACCGCCGACTTATCTCTCTCTAGAAGTATGGGCCTCTCTTAATTTATTAAGCCGACGGACCCTTTAGTTTGGGCCTTCTACACGTAGTCTAAAACCCATTGGCATATATCATTGTGAGCAGTGACTACGATGGAAATATTTCTCAGGAACCAAACCCAAAACCTaactaaaaccgaaccaaacggtttttatataaataacctgatagttgctcaaaaaaaaatatataaattacctGATATTTTTGAAGTACCCTACTTGAAACTATCtaattttatttcttgaaaACCCTGAATTATCCTAACATTTTCTCCAAACTACCAGAAAGtatcaaaaaaaaggaaaccaaATCGGACTAAACTAGACATGAAATTTTCTCGGGTATTAATTGGCCAAAATTATTATATCAATTGAActgaaaacctaaaaaaaaaaacgaactgAACTGGATTTTCTAAACTATCCGAACATATCTTATAACCGAGAAACtgaaaactttataaaaaatgaaCCGAACCAAAGTGCTAAGGCCTAATTGTGACTCGAAGGTTTGAAATTTGTTTAAGGTTCAGGGGTTTAGGGCACTACTGTTGAAGGTCTTTGATCGGTAGTTGACTAAGAGATTAGTGTTTTGAGCAATGCATTTGGCCACTTGTCTATTGATAGCCTTTTTCAAAATAGTCATTTATACGATAGGTTTAGCTAATCTAGACttatagtttagagttaagagatggagttttgaagatatgatttcaaattttaaaaataaaaagaagctattttgatcatttttcttATTGAATGTTGTTTTTGTGACAAAACCTCAAAAATCAACATTTGAGGAAATTGTCCTATTAAATATCTAATTACTTTAGTGTATTATACTTGATATCAAAATAATGCCTTGGATCAGAACAAAGAGATActtgttttaatatttgtgactTGACGTTTTGAAACTTGTTTTAGTATTAAGGGTCCTATTGTTGAAGGTCCTTGATCGGTAGTTGACTAAGAATTAGTTTTTGAGTAATGCAGTTGCCTCTGGTCATTTGATGCACTTCATATTCTTTTATGCTCTTGGGTATTGAATATCTAATTACTTTAGTGTATTATACTTGATACAAAATAGTGCCTTGGATCAGAACAAATAGATACACAAACACCACTAAGAAACCAATTATTTACATCCGAAACTATAACAATAGAATGTAACAAACAAGGAAGCTAACTTCTCTTCTGCTTGGCTTCGCCGGTCGGGAGATAATTACTCTCCAGCGACCACAAACAACACACAAGAAACTAGATAAATGCAAatctgtaaaagttgtctgctATAAAAACATGTTGATTACCAATAGTAATAACATAATAATGTTTCCGACAATGTCCAAAGACAGCTTCTGAGGCGCCGCATTGTCACTAAACTGTCCTGCGTTCACGTACTCGCTTCTTCCGCTGCTGCTAGTCGCAGATACATTTACAGACATTGAACCTGAAAGAAGTTGAGAGATTTGTTAAGtgtggaaagatgagatggcttTTGTATCACGTTTGAGTTTAAAAGGAATGAGATTCTTACAGTCATAGTTTGCCCATCCAATTCTCTGACCGACCAGATCATAGACAAAGATTTTGTCTTTAAGAACTAAATCTGCATATCAAAAGATGAAAACATATGTTTCTGTGCTACAGAACGTAAATTTCAAGTAATAAGGCTTACCTCCAAGGATCGTTATCCCTTGATTCTGTATCCTTTGAAAACCGATGCACCACACTGCAGTACCTCCCTACAGAGCATAGTCCAGAGACTAATGTTATACCGGAAGAAAACAGATTTCTATAAATGGAAACAGAGATAAAGTACTTACGACGTTGTTTTGCTGTATGAGGTAATCCTGAGGATTCAAGAACATGGATGCTCCACCAGCAAAGTTCAAGCTGACCGGTGGAAACACGTCTGCCACACTGACAATTTTACAGTAACAACCAAACAAATGTTTCAGCATTTTTTTCCAATATATTGATACTACTAATAAGAAGACATGCATAGAGATGGTACGAACCGAACCTAGTGGTTAATACGTAACATTGATTCCCTTTGGAAACAACGGGTCTCACAGACTGCGAAACAGCATTCGTGATCTGAAAATTTCCATAAGAAAGATTTGTTTTTTAGATACGCTATGAAGACAAAACTACACATGGGAGTTTTATTACTTACAGCTTCAACGAAAGGAACATAGGCTGCTTCAGAAAGGTAAGCCAACGTTGTACCAGTGTCGATGATTGTTCCCTGACCGTTCGATGTGGAGAAGACAGATGGATTGATAGGTAGAGCTTGGCCATTCACTGAGATGCTCAGCAGATTCACATTGTAATGAGGCCTGAGATCATATGATTAACATTTGAACAATTCTTTTTGAAACGAAACTGTTTAGAGGAGGGATAAAGAGATATTTTACTGTGAGGGAACGAGTGGAGTAAAGACCATGTTCGGCTCCACAATCTCTCCAAGAACCAATATCCCTCCGCCTCCGTTCTCTCCTTTCAAGCAGTGTGAGAACACTCTAGGAGCTACTCCCTGCGAAGCGAGCTGAGAGATCACAGACATTCCTTGTTGCCCGAACCCGAAGATCCCATCAACAGCTCGGTCCGACTTCACTAGATCCCCCGTCTGCGAGGTGCTGCATCTGTTCCAGAACGAAATCAAGTCTAGTGGCACGTATTGATGATTTTTGAACATTTGATGAAATAAACTCACCCGAACACAACCTGAGTCGTTGAGTTTGGGACGAGAGAGCTTCCTACAATCATGTCAAACTGCAAGAGATCGGAGACGTAGTACCCCGAGGTGCCGCTTCCGTCACCGTACTGAAACGTGTAAGCGCAGAGGTTGTTCTGAACAGAACAGCCTGAGTCAGAGGACTGAACACCCCAGCTGCATCTTTGGTCAGAACATGAGATTGGCGTCGCTGTTGCCGAGCTCCCTGGATCAAAGTAATTCAATTGAATCTGCAAAACAGAGCATCGCATTAATCTCAAAACAGAGTATTCAAAAATGAGATAAAGACATGAGAAAAGGTTTACTTGGAGTCCACTGGTTTGAGGACAGCCGTTGCAAGAAGCACAACTAACCCACAACACATCACTTCCTGTGTCAATCTGTACATAAAAGTCTCTCGGAGGTGATCCCAACCGCAGTTTCGTGTAATATAATCTGTTTTTAAAAACCAAAGAAACAACATTTTTGATTGAGACAATGACtcaaacaccttgtgggcaATTAAAGATGGAAACTTTAGATTACCCAACAACGAAAGGATCAAAAGTTCCGTCGACGGGGAAATCAACTACGCCGCCGAGAGACTGTAACAATCTGCCGTGTCTGGCTCTGTCACGCGCCTTGAGTTCGTTCATTTCCATCTCGTGATTCGCCGGAACGGCTCTTTCTAGTTTCAGGGCCGCCGGGAAACCGTAAGAGAAAACCGAAACCGGTAGTAAACAGAACAGAATAGTCGCTGAAAACAGAGCATCCGCCATAGCCGACAAGTGATGAGATCTCTATATCTCGTCGGGAATCgaaaagatcaaaactttatcCTTGTGGGCAGACATAGAATGGAGAAATAAGCCGCGAAATTGTAAAGTGTTATGATCGTCGTCAATGTCGGATTTTCATGAAAACAGAGGATTTGCAGATTCGCTTCTtttatgagagagagagaaagagaagtaCACGATGGGATTAAACAGAGGATGCTCCAGTGCAGAATACTCCATAAGCACATgtgtttttttatctatttattatatattgtgaCAAAACATGTAAGAAAATGACTAATCATAACTTCATGTTGTTGGAGGAAAAAAGTTTATATGATTATGTAAATGTAATGAGTGctgtttataattatttttggtgACGGAAATAGATAAATCTATAGATTTCTATATAatatgataatttatattttcatttcagAGTTTAGTGAGGAGTTTTATCAGTaactttttctttaaaattctataaggaatattattaaaataaatcaaaaccataTAGTTGCTTAACAAACAAGTAATTACTATCAGAtacaaaaggtaaaaaaaactatatatgaaAAACAAGGATTAGGGATTTTCATCAAAAAGGGAAGACTGGTCTATGGAAGGTTCTTGGCAGCATCTCCTTTTtgctttgttttgtttgtttcttctggTTACCTAAACCACATAATGCGTAATTTTAACGCGCCTTTTGATTTATCTATTAAAACAAATTGTCTTGTGATCTGTTCATCTGCATGATGGCATTCGTAGAGTTTTTGAATTAGTCGTGCATATCTCAAGTAATACCCTCCTCGGATAAGTAATATATGAATGAGCTAGAAGATGTTTTGTGTTACATCATTGACGTGAAGAGTATACAATTAAAAGTTTTTTCCATAATTCCACCGGAATTTAAATTGATAGATATTGAAATGTTTAAAATGCATGGTAAAAGTTGCTTAACAAACAAGTTATGACTTATCAAATACAAAAGGTAAAACTATATATGCAAacaaagattagggtttttttcttaacaaaaaagGAAGACCATCATCTCCTTtcgctttttttcttttcttttttacctAAACCACATAATGCGTACCTCTTGCTTTATTTATTCATACAGAATTATGTATTTAAATACATGTTTTtgcatatgtttttttgtttttgtttgcatATGTTGAAGCTAATAGTTCATAGAAAAAGGCAGGTTATACTTTTTCACGTAGCATTGAAAGATTGAATATTTCAAGTTGATTAATTTGCAACTCCACGACTTGACTGGTTatttgatttcataaaaaaaaaggtttcatATGTAGCAGcatggtggtgactcatgaaAGTCAAATGGAAGGGTGAATTGGATtcctatgttacatggaaacagAAGCGGatacgtggaagcggaagcgtaaagaagcgcagaagcgagattttttaaaatattaggaagcgggtacgtgttggaagcgtatatccatatataaatatatatatatatatatgtaaaaatttttaaaaaataggactaaaaattatatgatttaaatttgaaatacaacatttatctatttataataattttgaaatgattttatattaaaactgtaaaaatacacataaattatgtttacaaaaaatattatattaattatttttaatactttataactaattgacacaatatgtttcaatatgtgctatatctttaataaaaaaatctcaatgcataaagataatttatagtattatttttgatatttgtatatttataactcaatattcattactattaatttttttattttatatagattaaaactatggttttatattttattgatatacattgtattttttttaaacggaagcgtgattccaaaacggaatcataagcttccaacaggtttttaaagagaatattttagaaacgttttggaagcgagattccgcaaGTTTCCACAAGGTTCTgattccgattccgattccgaagcgggaagcagacgtccgatgaagcttccgtgcaacgtagGTCGTACATATCTCAAGTAATACCCTCCTCGGGTAAGTATTATATGGATGAGTTAGAAGATGTTTTGTGTTACATCATCGACGTGAGAGtatctaattaattaaataaacttaCAAGTGGTCTTATGTCTTTAGGAAGCAGCTCAATTAATCATGGcaatttctcttcttctttttccgaTTGTTACTAAGCAGAACCCACATAGCAATTATATCATGCCTTTTGCTTTGacatttctttttctctttcctcATCTACAATATAAAATTGGATAAAATAAACTGAACATTTGTCGACAACTTCTTTTCATGTACCTCCCTTGTACCAAAAAGAACATTAggtttatacaaaaaaaaattgatttgaaaCCAGATGATGAGAAATCCCTTAAGGTTTAGT is a genomic window of Brassica napus cultivar Da-Ae chromosome A2, Da-Ae, whole genome shotgun sequence containing:
- the LOC106384550 gene encoding uncharacterized protein LOC106384550 isoform X1 — its product is MEEDDEVKQRTKLEEKHSDERREEEPQMDCPSHHPPPPPDELFDIDTTVDPSYVISLIRKLLPTDSGSEECDESTELRHMNANNAVQARSGDGFVDAASKGDPERMDTGGNRNESISMEKDKASSSVEEAWEEHGCVLWDLAASETHAELMVQNLILQVLHANLLVSTSDRIREICLGIIGNLACHESLLKHVESTSGLVNTLVGQLFLDDTQCLTEVCRILTTGLSSYGAGCNFWAECLQSDDILRRILWIAENTLNPHLIDKSVGLLLAILEDQSEVGKLLIPPLMTLGLTSLLINLLSFEMSKLIKERVPERYSVLEMILRAIEALSASDTHSKEICSSKQLFHLVCDLMKLQDKAEVAACCVTAGVLIANILSETVSFIPQVSQDFSFLEGLFSTLPFASDDVEARRAIWSVIARLLARVNESEIDTSCLRQHILVLLRNSDIIEDDLLDIQLEDSKEESLNSFPPQGKSSLRAIAIQKIESMLNNWNIRKEESMNGECSVNIDDVKRLSDCCQRYINCRSVEGS
- the LOC106384521 gene encoding aspartic proteinase 36-like isoform X2, giving the protein MADALFSATILFCLLPVSVFSYGFPAALKLERAVPANHEMEMNELKARDRARHGRLLQSLGGVVDFPVDGTFDPFVVGLYYTKLRLGSPPRDFYVQIDTGSDVLWVSCASCNGCPQTSGLQIQLNYFDPGSSATATPISCSDQRCSWGVQSSDSGCSVQNNLCAYTFQYGDGSGTSGYYVSDLLQFDMIVGSSLVPNSTTQVVFGTSQTGDLVKSDRAVDGIFGFGQQGMSVISQLASQGVAPRVFSHCLKGENGGGGILVLGEIVEPNMVFTPLVPSQPHYNVNLLSISVNGQALPINPSVFSTSNGQGTIIDTGTTLAYLSEAAYVPFVEAITNAVSQSVRPVVSKGNQCYVLTTSVADVFPPVSLNFAGGASMFLNPQDYLIQQNNVGGTAVWCIGFQRIQNQGITILGDLVLKDKIFVYDLVGQRIGWANYDCSMSVNVSATSSSGRSEYVNAGQFSDNAAPQKLSLDIVGNIIMLLLLVINMFL
- the LOC106384550 gene encoding uncharacterized protein LOC106384550 isoform X2, which codes for MEEDDEVKQRTKLEEKHSDERREEEPQMDCPSHHPPPPPDELFDIDTTVDPSYVISLIRKLLPTDSGSEECDESTELRHMNANNAVQARSGDGFVDAASKGDPERMDTGGNRNESISMEKDKASSSVEEAWEEHGCVLWDLAASETHAELMVQNLILQVLHANLLVSTSDRIREICLGIIGNLACHESLLKHVESTSGLVNTLVGQLFLDDTQCLTEVCRILTTGLSSYGAGCNFWAECLQSDDILRRILWIAENTLNPHLIDKSVGLLLAILEDQSEVGKLLIPPLMTLGLTSLLINLLSFEMSKLIKERVPERYSVLEMILRAIEALSASDTHSKEICSSKQLFHLVCDLMKLQDKAEVAACCVTAGVLIANILSETVSFIPQVSQDFSFLEGLFSTLPFASDDVEARRAIWSVIARLLARVNESEIDTSCLRQHILVLLRNSDIIEDDLLDIQLEDSKEESLNSFPPQGKSSLRAIAIQKIESMLNNWNIRKEESMNGECSVNIDDVKRLSDCCQRYIK
- the LOC106384521 gene encoding aspartic proteinase 36-like isoform X1 gives rise to the protein MADALFSATILFCLLPVSVFSYGFPAALKLERAVPANHEMEMNELKARDRARHGRLLQSLGGVVDFPVDGTFDPFVVGLYYTKLRLGSPPRDFYVQIDTGSDVLWVSCASCNGCPQTSGLQIQLNYFDPGSSATATPISCSDQRCSWGVQSSDSGCSVQNNLCAYTFQYGDGSGTSGYYVSDLLQFDMIVGSSLVPNSTTQVVFGCSTSQTGDLVKSDRAVDGIFGFGQQGMSVISQLASQGVAPRVFSHCLKGENGGGGILVLGEIVEPNMVFTPLVPSQPHYNVNLLSISVNGQALPINPSVFSTSNGQGTIIDTGTTLAYLSEAAYVPFVEAITNAVSQSVRPVVSKGNQCYVLTTSVADVFPPVSLNFAGGASMFLNPQDYLIQQNNVGGTAVWCIGFQRIQNQGITILGDLVLKDKIFVYDLVGQRIGWANYDCSMSVNVSATSSSGRSEYVNAGQFSDNAAPQKLSLDIVGNIIMLLLLVINMFL
- the LOC106384512 gene encoding SRSF protein kinase 1 — translated: MADEKNGGRLSDASDYSSEDEGTEDYRRGGYHAVRVGDTFKNGSYVIQSKLGWGHFSTVWLAWDTLNSRYVALKIQKSAQHYTEAAMDEIKILKQIAEGDADDTKCVVKLLDHFKHAGPNGQHVCMVFEYLGDNLLSVIKYSDYRGVPLSMVKELCFHVLVGLDYLHRKLSIIHTDIKPENILLCSTINPEADARRSGTPLVLPNDEDKTVTVEKEEPKSYTYGADMTKNQKKKIRKKAKKVVVEGCGGEEGLEENERYSNGNSTAESSERGKDSQKSGSNRRGSRSTRRKLLADVDRKCKLVDFGNACWTYKQFTSDIQTRQYRSPEVILGSKYSTSADMWSFACICFELATGDVLFDPHSGENFERDEDHLALMMELLGMMPRKIALGGRYSRDYFNRQGELRHIRRLRFWPLSKVLMEKYEFSEEDAVAMQDFITPILEFAPEKRPTAAQCLTHPWMNPVPRSLKASSSPQRLKEEARDEDRTKEKDEREAMEVGVGNIAIDGSELMTSGREGRQSARSDLRT